In Arthrobacter sp. B3I4, the following proteins share a genomic window:
- a CDS encoding MFS transporter, with product MTTTPAEGVGFRSKRGPILISLMLSTGLVAIDSTIVATAVPSIVHDIGGFASFPWLFSAYLLAQAVSVPVYAKLSDVVGRKPIILTGIGLFLLGSILCGLAWSMPALIAFRVLQGLGAGAVQPVAITIAGDIYTLTERAKVQGYLASVWAVSSVVGPTLGGVFSALGFWRGIFFVNIPLCLLAGWMLVRTFHENVERARHRVDYLGAGLLTAALTLIILGALEGGQAWGWASTASVAVFAGGALLFAAFVLVERRAAEPVLPPWVVSRRLLATTALISFGVGAVMLGLTSYVPTFLEGSLSTSPILAGLALAALTIGWPISASQSGRFYLRLGFRKTALIGITVTVIGTAVLALTASTPSVLLVAASCFIVGLGLGLVATPSLIAAQSSVEWNERGVVTGTNLFARSIGSSIGVAVFGAVANTIYAGTPGGNTDPHTVVSASAAVFLAVLAGAVLTVVAVIAMPATNNLTTARPAVDTAAPEPSAASAQD from the coding sequence GTGACGACAACGCCTGCAGAGGGAGTCGGCTTCCGCTCCAAGCGCGGCCCCATCCTGATTTCCTTGATGCTTTCGACAGGGCTGGTGGCCATCGATTCAACGATTGTCGCGACGGCGGTGCCGTCGATTGTGCACGACATCGGCGGCTTCGCGTCTTTTCCGTGGCTCTTTTCTGCCTACCTGTTGGCGCAGGCCGTCTCCGTTCCGGTCTATGCGAAACTCTCCGACGTCGTCGGCCGTAAGCCGATCATCCTGACCGGTATCGGGCTGTTCCTGCTCGGTTCGATCCTCTGCGGGCTGGCCTGGAGCATGCCGGCCCTCATCGCCTTCCGCGTGTTGCAGGGGCTGGGCGCGGGGGCAGTCCAGCCGGTAGCGATCACGATTGCCGGTGACATCTATACGTTGACCGAACGGGCGAAGGTGCAAGGCTACCTCGCGAGTGTGTGGGCGGTGTCCTCCGTCGTCGGCCCGACGCTCGGCGGTGTGTTTTCCGCATTGGGCTTCTGGCGCGGGATCTTCTTCGTGAACATCCCCCTCTGCCTGCTCGCAGGGTGGATGCTGGTCCGAACGTTCCACGAGAACGTCGAACGCGCCAGGCACCGCGTCGACTATCTGGGCGCGGGCCTCCTGACGGCCGCGCTGACCCTGATCATTCTTGGGGCTCTGGAAGGCGGCCAGGCATGGGGCTGGGCCTCCACCGCCAGCGTTGCGGTGTTCGCCGGGGGAGCCCTTTTGTTCGCCGCGTTTGTCCTCGTGGAGCGCCGGGCCGCCGAGCCGGTCCTGCCGCCCTGGGTTGTCTCCCGGCGGCTGCTGGCGACGACGGCACTGATCTCCTTCGGCGTCGGAGCTGTCATGCTGGGGCTGACCTCCTACGTTCCCACGTTCCTCGAAGGATCCCTCTCGACCTCGCCGATCCTGGCCGGGCTTGCGCTGGCGGCACTGACGATTGGCTGGCCCATCAGCGCGTCCCAATCGGGCCGGTTCTATCTTCGGCTGGGGTTTCGGAAGACCGCGCTGATCGGCATCACGGTCACGGTCATCGGGACAGCGGTACTTGCCCTCACCGCCTCCACGCCCAGTGTCCTTCTGGTGGCAGCGAGTTGCTTCATCGTCGGGCTCGGGCTCGGCCTGGTGGCCACCCCGAGCCTCATCGCTGCCCAGTCCAGCGTTGAGTGGAACGAGCGCGGAGTTGTCACCGGGACCAACCTTTTCGCCCGGTCGATCGGCAGTTCCATCGGGGTCGCGGTTTTCGGGGCGGTTGCCAACACCATCTACGCCGGCACTCCGGGCGGCAACACCGATCCGCACACCGTTGTCTCAGCTTCCGCTGCCGTCTTCCTGGCCGTCCTCGCCGGCGCCGTTCTCACCGTCGTGGCGGTTATCGCGATGCCCGCCACGAACAACTTGACCACCGCCCGCCCCGCCGTGGACACCGCGGCCCCGGAACCCAGCGCAGCGTCGGCACAGGACTAA
- a CDS encoding MSMEG_4193 family putative phosphomutase yields the protein MATVILVRHGRTTANAAGLLAGRAVGVRLDQTGRDQAALTGDRIAAVPVVGVVSSPLERCRQTAQLILDRQAGTPHAPVDPDLTECDYGQWQGRTLTDLAAEDLWPAVQSQPSAVVFPGGESMAAMQARSVAAVRRHDAAFEAEYGPGAVWVAVSHGDIIKSILADALGMHLDLFQRINVGPASVSIVRYGASRPSVYATNTDAGDLSWLSKRLDSGDAPVGGGAGQTAP from the coding sequence ATGGCGACAGTTATCCTCGTGCGGCACGGCCGCACCACAGCCAATGCCGCTGGGCTGCTGGCCGGCCGGGCCGTCGGCGTCCGCCTGGACCAGACCGGGCGTGACCAGGCGGCTCTGACCGGAGACCGGATCGCGGCAGTGCCCGTAGTCGGGGTGGTCTCGAGCCCTCTTGAGCGCTGCCGGCAGACCGCCCAGCTCATCCTTGACCGCCAGGCCGGCACGCCGCACGCGCCGGTCGATCCCGATCTCACCGAGTGCGATTACGGCCAGTGGCAGGGCCGCACGCTCACTGATCTCGCGGCCGAGGACTTGTGGCCGGCGGTGCAGTCGCAACCGTCCGCCGTCGTCTTTCCCGGTGGTGAATCCATGGCCGCAATGCAGGCCCGGTCGGTGGCAGCGGTTCGACGCCACGATGCGGCCTTCGAAGCCGAGTACGGGCCAGGGGCGGTGTGGGTGGCGGTGAGTCACGGCGACATCATCAAGTCGATCCTCGCCGACGCGCTCGGCATGCACCTGGACCTGTTCCAACGCATCAACGTCGGCCCCGCCTCCGTATCGATCGTGCGCTACGGCGCTAGTCGTCCCAGCGTCTATGCGACCAACACCGACGCCGGTGATCTGTCGTGGCTGTCAAAACGCCTCGATTCCGGCGATGCGCCGGTGGGCGGCGGTGCAGGCCAAACCGCGCCATGA
- a CDS encoding DUF3090 domain-containing protein: MPTRVHDFAWPDRIVVGTIGLPGARTFYLQVRAGTQIVSIALEKQQSTLLAEKIDEILDQLITVEGNPFSVPTSTPIELVDNDQLEAVQEQFRTGAMSLGWDPTTAQVVIEAYPITDADPDDDDDPLAEDGDQESEMLLVRMPVGMARAFAKRTREIVEAGRPICPLCGYPVDADGHTCTLPEA; the protein is encoded by the coding sequence ATGCCTACACGCGTTCACGACTTTGCCTGGCCCGATCGGATCGTCGTTGGCACCATTGGCCTTCCGGGGGCGCGCACGTTCTACCTGCAGGTGCGCGCAGGGACGCAGATCGTCAGTATCGCCCTGGAGAAGCAGCAATCCACTTTGCTCGCGGAGAAGATCGACGAAATCCTCGACCAGCTCATCACCGTCGAGGGCAACCCCTTCAGCGTTCCCACGAGCACTCCCATCGAACTTGTCGACAACGACCAGCTCGAGGCCGTCCAGGAGCAGTTTCGCACCGGCGCCATGAGCTTAGGCTGGGACCCAACCACGGCCCAGGTCGTCATAGAGGCCTACCCGATCACCGACGCCGATCCCGATGACGACGACGACCCGCTTGCTGAGGACGGCGATCAAGAGTCCGAAATGCTTCTGGTGCGAATGCCGGTCGGCATGGCCCGCGCCTTCGCGAAACGCACCCGTGAAATCGTGGAGGCCGGACGTCCGATCTGCCCGCTCTGCGGTTACCCCGTCGACGCCGACGGGCACACCTGCACCCTTCCCGAGGCCTGA
- a CDS encoding SCO1664 family protein encodes MPATDLVTAELTLTGRLTTASNATFLGSIGDAVVVYKPIAGESPLWDFPDGTLAHREVAAHLVSQALGWDVVPRTWLRDGPLGEGMVQLWQEQDPAQAAVDLVATDNVPETGWKQVLEGRDENGQMVTLIHEDSPALRRMAVFDIIVNNADRKGDHILAMTGGHRHGVDHGLTFHREHKLRTVLWGWVGEALTAEERDGIDRVSDGLQGGLGRQLADLLRAEELDSLAARCALLRSAGRFPAPSGGMPAVPWPLF; translated from the coding sequence ATGCCCGCGACGGACCTGGTGACCGCAGAGTTGACGCTCACCGGCCGCCTCACGACGGCGTCGAACGCTACCTTTCTGGGCAGCATCGGCGACGCGGTGGTCGTCTATAAGCCGATAGCCGGCGAGAGTCCGCTGTGGGATTTTCCCGACGGCACGCTGGCTCACCGCGAGGTGGCCGCCCACCTGGTCTCCCAGGCGCTCGGCTGGGACGTCGTGCCGCGCACCTGGCTGCGTGATGGTCCGCTGGGCGAAGGGATGGTGCAGCTCTGGCAGGAGCAGGACCCTGCCCAGGCCGCCGTGGACCTGGTCGCGACGGACAACGTGCCGGAGACGGGATGGAAACAGGTTCTCGAAGGACGAGACGAGAACGGACAGATGGTCACCCTCATACATGAGGACTCGCCGGCGCTCCGACGCATGGCGGTGTTCGACATCATCGTCAACAACGCCGACCGGAAAGGCGACCACATCCTCGCCATGACGGGCGGCCACCGGCACGGTGTGGACCATGGGCTGACCTTTCACCGCGAGCACAAACTGCGCACGGTGCTGTGGGGATGGGTGGGAGAGGCCCTGACCGCGGAGGAACGCGACGGCATCGACCGTGTCAGCGACGGGCTGCAGGGTGGGCTGGGCCGGCAGCTGGCGGACCTGCTCCGCGCCGAAGAACTCGACTCGCTCGCCGCGCGCTGCGCCCTGCTGCGCTCGGCGGGCCGGTTTCCGGCTCCGAGCGGCGGGATGCCGGCGGTCCCCTGGCCGCTGTTCTGA
- a CDS encoding cyclodeaminase/cyclohydrolase family protein codes for MADSEAVTTQRSTVQEWTLALAESVGSPGGGAGAGLMLAIAASLTSMVAGYTDADEQQRAELDNVHSRARSLREAALQLADDDASASKAFGAAFRLEPGPEREDAIQKASVEAAKSSALLGGRAIDAIGDLEWLAIHGNAALIADVVVAFGALRAALTGARTNVSYDLSTLTSAGATLEQIRREHQDLWATVKHLNAALDRIDKITADIDHRAAPTDAH; via the coding sequence ATGGCTGATTCTGAGGCAGTGACAACCCAGCGTTCGACGGTTCAGGAGTGGACGCTGGCGTTGGCGGAATCAGTAGGCTCCCCCGGCGGTGGAGCCGGGGCCGGGCTGATGCTTGCCATAGCCGCATCGCTGACATCGATGGTGGCCGGATACACCGACGCCGATGAGCAGCAACGTGCTGAACTCGACAATGTTCATTCCCGGGCCCGTTCGCTGCGGGAGGCTGCTCTGCAGTTGGCCGACGACGACGCCTCGGCATCCAAAGCTTTCGGGGCCGCCTTCCGGCTCGAACCCGGGCCCGAACGCGAGGACGCTATTCAGAAAGCCTCCGTCGAAGCTGCAAAATCCTCCGCCTTGCTCGGCGGACGCGCCATCGATGCCATCGGGGACCTGGAGTGGCTCGCAATCCACGGAAACGCAGCGCTTATCGCCGATGTGGTCGTCGCCTTCGGGGCCCTAAGAGCAGCACTGACAGGAGCCCGCACCAACGTCAGTTACGACCTGTCCACGCTGACCTCGGCCGGCGCCACACTCGAACAGATCCGCCGCGAGCACCAAGACTTGTGGGCGACGGTCAAGCACCTCAACGCCGCCCTTGACCGGATCGACAAGATCACGGCCGACATAGACCACCGGGCAGCCCCCACCGACGCCCACTGA
- a CDS encoding 5-formyltetrahydrofolate cyclo-ligase, whose product MTSDDSVRDAKAKLRSEVRLRRGARSVGEQGSAEAGLTEQLIALVRHRAPVLVGCYLSGGDEPNTRPFLAWAAANGVRVLVPVSRRDGLLDWVPATGGPEQVGLFGISEMVGEAVPASVFQSVDLLLVPAAAVDRSGMRMGWGRGYFDRALASLEEPPAVFAVIYDEEFLDEVPRESHDRPVDGVITPSGTRVF is encoded by the coding sequence ATGACTTCGGATGATTCAGTAAGGGATGCAAAGGCCAAACTGCGCTCGGAGGTTCGTCTCCGTCGCGGGGCCCGGTCGGTCGGGGAGCAGGGGTCGGCGGAGGCTGGTCTGACGGAGCAGCTGATTGCCCTGGTTCGTCACCGGGCCCCTGTCTTGGTGGGCTGCTACCTCTCCGGTGGAGACGAACCGAACACTCGGCCGTTCCTGGCGTGGGCCGCCGCGAACGGCGTGCGCGTTCTCGTTCCGGTGAGTAGACGGGACGGGCTGCTGGACTGGGTGCCTGCGACGGGCGGACCTGAGCAGGTTGGGTTGTTCGGCATTTCGGAGATGGTCGGTGAGGCGGTGCCAGCCAGTGTCTTCCAAAGCGTCGATTTGCTGCTTGTCCCTGCTGCCGCGGTTGACCGTTCAGGCATGCGGATGGGATGGGGCCGCGGGTACTTTGACCGGGCCCTGGCTTCTCTGGAAGAGCCCCCTGCGGTATTCGCAGTCATCTACGACGAGGAGTTCCTTGATGAGGTCCCGCGGGAGAGCCACGACCGGCCCGTCGACGGAGTGATCACGCCCAGCGGGACAAGAGTGTTCTGA
- a CDS encoding helix-turn-helix transcriptional regulator: MAEWGFLTNHMHALYCVARHPGIRIREIAESVGVQERAAHRLVADLVEGGYLTRRRVGSRNSYELHPNQPIRREGLDEVAVGEILDVLLRRE; encoded by the coding sequence ATGGCTGAATGGGGCTTTCTAACTAATCACATGCACGCGCTTTACTGCGTCGCGCGCCACCCCGGCATCCGGATCCGTGAGATCGCCGAAAGCGTGGGGGTCCAGGAGCGGGCGGCGCACCGACTCGTGGCGGATTTGGTCGAGGGCGGTTACCTGACCCGCCGCCGGGTCGGGAGCCGCAACTCGTACGAGCTGCATCCGAACCAGCCGATCCGCCGGGAAGGTCTGGACGAAGTCGCGGTCGGTGAGATCCTCGACGTCCTCCTCAGGCGGGAGTGA
- a CDS encoding DUF4389 domain-containing protein: MAQLTSYPLVLDAERSPRLSRWLWLVKWLLIIPHIFVLFFLWIVFVVLSVVAFFAILFTGRYPRAIFDFNVGVLRWTWRVSFYSYSALGTDEYPPFTLADDPGYPARLSVDYPQSLSRGLVLVKWWLLALPHYLIVGVFTGAAFGGYNQVRDGNAWAYGSGLIGLLVCIAGIVLLFAGRYPRGVFDLLMGMNRWVFRVTAYAALMTDQYPPLRLDMGGSEPPPSADAPIMVGPNPLPTT, translated from the coding sequence ATGGCACAACTGACTTCGTACCCGCTCGTTCTCGACGCCGAGCGTTCCCCGCGCCTGAGCCGTTGGCTGTGGCTCGTCAAATGGCTGCTGATCATCCCTCACATCTTTGTTTTGTTCTTCCTGTGGATCGTTTTCGTGGTGTTGTCGGTGGTGGCGTTCTTCGCGATCCTGTTCACCGGACGATATCCACGGGCAATATTCGACTTCAACGTCGGCGTGCTGCGCTGGACGTGGCGGGTCAGCTTCTACTCCTACAGTGCGCTGGGCACCGACGAATATCCGCCGTTCACACTGGCCGACGACCCTGGCTACCCGGCACGGCTGTCCGTTGATTACCCGCAGTCGCTTTCACGCGGACTCGTGCTGGTGAAATGGTGGCTGCTCGCGCTCCCTCACTACCTGATCGTCGGTGTGTTCACGGGAGCCGCCTTCGGCGGCTATAACCAGGTGCGTGATGGCAACGCCTGGGCGTACGGCAGCGGACTGATCGGCCTGCTGGTCTGCATCGCCGGTATTGTCCTGCTCTTCGCCGGCCGCTACCCCCGCGGCGTGTTCGACCTCCTCATGGGTATGAACCGCTGGGTGTTCCGCGTCACCGCCTACGCAGCGCTCATGACCGATCAATACCCACCGCTCCGGCTCGATATGGGCGGCAGCGAACCACCGCCCAGCGCAGACGCCCCCATCATGGTCGGGCCGAACCCGCTGCCGACGACCTAA
- a CDS encoding DUF4386 domain-containing protein has protein sequence MTANIHINPPVRGPDQRRGMQPMRRISLAAGILYVLTFVSIPTLALYKAVKDDAGAFVLGAGSTTGVQWGALSEVIVGLAGIGTAVVLYPVAKRVSQTAALGFVAARLVETCLTFVSVVSLLTILTLRNDVAGTAGTDSASLVTMSHGLIATYNWTFLLSQSLMPVACDLLLGYVLYRSALVPRILPIIAFIGAPLLLASDVAIYFGAYGAVSPIAVFAALPVAVFELSLGIYLITKGFKPTPLTAGHTWTGNDYPETRASAQP, from the coding sequence ATGACGGCCAATATCCATATCAACCCGCCAGTCCGAGGACCCGACCAGCGGCGCGGAATGCAGCCGATGAGGCGGATCTCGCTGGCCGCCGGCATCCTGTACGTACTCACGTTTGTCTCCATCCCCACCCTCGCGCTCTACAAGGCGGTGAAGGATGACGCCGGCGCCTTCGTCCTGGGCGCCGGCAGCACTACGGGGGTGCAGTGGGGAGCCCTGTCCGAGGTCATCGTCGGCCTGGCCGGCATAGGCACCGCCGTAGTGCTCTATCCCGTGGCCAAGCGGGTCAGCCAAACCGCAGCCCTGGGATTCGTGGCCGCCCGCCTCGTGGAAACCTGCCTCACCTTCGTCAGCGTCGTCAGCCTGCTCACGATCCTCACCCTGCGGAACGACGTTGCCGGCACCGCCGGCACGGACTCCGCCTCACTGGTCACAATGAGCCATGGCCTCATCGCAACCTACAACTGGACATTCCTGCTCTCCCAAAGCCTCATGCCTGTGGCCTGCGACCTGCTTTTGGGCTACGTACTCTACCGCTCCGCCCTCGTGCCGCGAATCCTGCCGATCATCGCATTCATCGGCGCCCCGCTGCTCCTAGCCTCCGATGTCGCGATCTACTTCGGCGCCTACGGCGCAGTGTCCCCGATCGCCGTTTTTGCCGCACTGCCCGTCGCCGTGTTCGAACTGTCTCTGGGCATCTATCTGATTACCAAGGGCTTCAAACCAACGCCTCTGACCGCGGGCCACACATGGACCGGCAACGATTACCCCGAAACTCGGGCATCGGCTCAACCGTAA
- a CDS encoding DUF4386 domain-containing protein yields the protein MTTNTHTTPGSRAERGLPATAWIIGTLFLAGFLTYGVGNAIATTSAGSADQSSRGFLVLGASLMLINSAVVICIGVLMRPILQPHNKAVALGYLATRVFEGLGLATGVGCLLLLNGFAAVTGNFIAYNIAMAGLGIGSLFFCALLFRSGLTPRFLAVWGFAGYAFFAAGSLLEISGLKGAGLVGAVPGGLFEVTFGIWLIIRGFRPNVVINGGRELQERTS from the coding sequence ATGACCACCAACACCCACACCACTCCGGGTTCCCGGGCTGAGCGAGGCCTGCCGGCGACAGCCTGGATCATCGGGACGTTGTTCCTTGCGGGTTTCCTGACATATGGAGTCGGCAACGCTATCGCCACCACCAGTGCAGGGTCTGCCGACCAAAGCTCCCGGGGCTTCCTCGTCCTGGGCGCATCGCTCATGCTCATCAATTCAGCAGTCGTCATCTGCATCGGCGTCTTAATGCGCCCGATCCTGCAACCGCACAACAAGGCCGTGGCTCTCGGGTACCTGGCCACCAGGGTCTTCGAGGGCCTCGGCCTGGCCACAGGAGTTGGCTGCCTGCTGCTGCTGAACGGCTTCGCCGCGGTTACCGGCAATTTCATCGCCTACAACATCGCCATGGCCGGACTAGGAATCGGCAGCCTCTTCTTCTGCGCGTTACTCTTCCGCTCCGGCCTGACTCCACGATTCCTGGCGGTGTGGGGCTTTGCCGGGTACGCGTTCTTTGCTGCCGGCTCGCTGCTGGAGATCTCCGGGCTCAAAGGTGCCGGCCTCGTCGGGGCGGTTCCCGGTGGCCTTTTCGAAGTGACCTTCGGCATCTGGTTGATCATCCGCGGCTTCCGTCCCAACGTGGTAATCAACGGTGGACGTGAGTTGCAGGAGCGCACCTCGTGA
- a CDS encoding alpha/beta fold hydrolase, with amino-acid sequence MIAYDIQGEGPLVVLVPGMGDLRATYRFLAPGLVRAGYRVASMDLRGHGDSDTSFDTYGDGETAADITLLLNTLGASAVIIGNSMGAGAAVIVAAETPNLVNGLVLVGPFVRQPASSTALSRLFLRLLMAPPWAAAAWKAYLPKLYAGRRPDDFPAYRDSMIAAIKRPGHTRAFSLTTRTNHVRAGESLPAVISPALVLMGEKDPDFPDPKGEADWISSTLGGTTVMIDDAGHYPQSQQPDLTSAAIIQFLRPR; translated from the coding sequence ATGATCGCCTACGACATCCAAGGGGAGGGACCCCTCGTGGTCCTCGTTCCCGGAATGGGTGACCTTCGGGCCACCTACCGGTTTCTTGCACCCGGCCTCGTGCGCGCCGGTTACAGGGTTGCTTCCATGGATCTACGGGGGCACGGGGACAGCGATACCTCCTTCGATACCTACGGTGATGGCGAAACGGCGGCGGACATCACCTTGTTGCTCAACACGCTAGGAGCTTCAGCTGTCATTATCGGCAATTCCATGGGCGCGGGCGCCGCCGTGATCGTAGCGGCGGAGACCCCGAACCTCGTGAACGGACTGGTCCTCGTGGGACCGTTCGTGCGCCAGCCAGCCTCTAGCACCGCGCTCTCTAGGCTGTTCCTGCGCCTGTTGATGGCACCCCCATGGGCCGCGGCGGCGTGGAAGGCCTATCTGCCTAAACTCTACGCAGGCAGACGACCGGACGACTTCCCTGCCTACCGGGACAGCATGATAGCGGCCATCAAACGCCCAGGCCATACCCGAGCATTCAGCCTGACCACACGCACCAATCACGTTCGAGCGGGCGAGAGCCTGCCTGCCGTCATTTCGCCCGCACTAGTCCTCATGGGAGAGAAGGACCCCGACTTCCCTGACCCAAAGGGTGAGGCTGACTGGATCAGTTCGACCCTGGGCGGCACCACCGTGATGATCGACGACGCCGGCCACTACCCGCAGTCACAGCAACCGGACCTTACGTCGGCGGCCATCATTCAATTCCTCCGACCTCGATGA
- a CDS encoding DUF4386 domain-containing protein gives MNASKGLARIAGALYLAVAILSGFAIGIVRPTVYAAGDAAATTHNIAANEGLFRLGFLADLTQSACMLLVAMTLCLLFQHVNKNVARSIVVFAAVSAAIQCLNLAPYLAALSLATDPSYATAFGPNGADALVLLLLDLQHSGFLIAQVFFGLWLLPMGYLAFKSGMFPKVLGVMLIIACFTYLAHLPFVFLWPEAGNMLTPFVAIPATLAEAWMVLYLLIRGVKTPNQNSPVPAGV, from the coding sequence GTGAACGCGTCCAAAGGTCTGGCAAGGATTGCTGGGGCTCTGTACCTCGCCGTCGCCATCCTCTCCGGCTTCGCCATCGGAATCGTGCGCCCAACGGTGTACGCAGCCGGTGATGCAGCGGCCACCACCCATAACATCGCAGCGAACGAAGGCCTGTTCCGCCTGGGGTTCCTGGCAGACCTGACACAATCAGCCTGCATGCTCCTCGTCGCAATGACCCTGTGCCTGCTGTTCCAGCACGTCAACAAGAATGTTGCCCGGTCAATCGTGGTATTCGCAGCGGTCAGTGCCGCCATCCAATGCCTGAACCTGGCACCGTACCTTGCAGCACTGAGCCTTGCCACCGACCCCTCCTATGCAACCGCATTCGGCCCCAACGGGGCCGACGCCCTGGTCCTGCTCCTACTGGACCTGCAACATTCCGGATTCCTAATCGCACAAGTCTTCTTCGGCCTCTGGCTCCTGCCGATGGGCTACCTCGCGTTCAAGTCAGGGATGTTCCCCAAGGTCCTGGGCGTAATGCTGATCATCGCGTGCTTCACCTACCTTGCCCATCTGCCCTTCGTATTCCTTTGGCCCGAGGCCGGGAATATGCTCACCCCGTTCGTGGCCATTCCAGCAACACTTGCCGAAGCCTGGATGGTCCTATACCTGCTGATCAGAGGTGTGAAAACACCAAACCAGAACTCTCCGGTTCCGGCCGGGGTTTGA
- a CDS encoding NRAMP family divalent metal transporter: MKRLLGLALGILTAIGGFVDIGDLVVNSVVGSRFGLGLVWVVLVGVVEICLFAQMSGKVAAVSGRASFEIIRERLGARASLANLAASFLINLMTVTAEIGGIALALQLASSVNYLLWVPLAVFAVWIVVWRVKFKIMENITGLLGLCLVIFAVALFLLHPDWPDLGQQVLGISSPGSEQPATYWYYAVGLFGAAMTPYEVFFFSSGAVEEGWGTKDLSQSRLNVLLGFPLGGLLSISIAAAATVVLLPAGIQVTSLSEVVLPITEAGGKLALAVVLLGITAAVFGAALETTLSSGYMVAQFFGWSWGKFRRPVRAARFHLLMIAVLLAGVAVLFTGVDPVQVTEYSVIFSAIALPLTYIPILIIANDPEYMGQEHVNGRALNAAATVYLVIILAASIAAIPLMIMSGAGQ; this comes from the coding sequence ATGAAGCGGCTTTTGGGGCTCGCACTGGGCATCCTCACCGCCATCGGTGGCTTTGTCGACATCGGGGACTTAGTTGTCAATTCCGTTGTCGGCTCGCGTTTTGGGCTGGGTTTGGTCTGGGTGGTGCTGGTCGGGGTCGTCGAAATCTGTCTCTTTGCCCAGATGTCGGGGAAGGTGGCCGCGGTGAGCGGCCGCGCCTCGTTTGAGATCATCCGCGAGCGGCTCGGCGCCCGCGCGTCACTGGCTAACCTTGCCGCGTCCTTCCTGATCAACCTGATGACCGTCACCGCCGAAATCGGGGGCATTGCCCTGGCACTTCAACTCGCCAGCAGCGTGAACTATCTGCTGTGGGTGCCCTTGGCCGTTTTCGCAGTCTGGATAGTGGTCTGGCGGGTCAAATTCAAGATCATGGAGAACATCACGGGCCTGCTGGGTTTGTGCCTGGTCATTTTCGCCGTCGCCCTGTTTCTGCTCCACCCGGACTGGCCGGACCTCGGTCAGCAGGTTCTTGGCATCTCGTCCCCCGGCTCGGAACAGCCCGCTACGTACTGGTACTACGCGGTGGGACTTTTCGGCGCCGCCATGACACCGTACGAAGTATTCTTCTTCTCCTCCGGCGCCGTCGAGGAAGGGTGGGGAACCAAGGACCTCTCACAGTCACGGCTGAACGTGCTGCTTGGCTTTCCCCTCGGCGGCCTGCTCTCGATCAGCATCGCCGCAGCCGCAACCGTGGTACTCCTCCCGGCAGGAATCCAGGTCACCTCCCTCTCCGAGGTGGTACTTCCCATCACAGAGGCGGGCGGCAAGCTTGCTCTGGCGGTGGTACTCCTCGGTATCACCGCGGCGGTCTTCGGAGCGGCCCTTGAAACTACTCTGTCCAGCGGTTACATGGTGGCGCAATTCTTCGGCTGGTCGTGGGGCAAGTTCCGCAGGCCGGTCCGGGCCGCCCGTTTCCATCTGCTGATGATCGCCGTGTTGCTTGCAGGCGTGGCAGTGCTCTTCACCGGCGTCGATCCGGTGCAGGTCACCGAGTACTCCGTCATCTTCTCGGCGATCGCCTTGCCGCTGACCTACATTCCGATCCTGATCATTGCCAACGACCCTGAATACATGGGCCAGGAACACGTGAACGGCAGGGCGCTCAACGCTGCGGCGACGGTCTATCTCGTCATCATCCTGGCGGCATCCATCGCCGCTATTCCCCTGATGATCATGTCCGGGGCCGGGCAATGA
- a CDS encoding PRC-barrel domain-containing protein, protein MILSDILGSSVYDQGGRRVGFVVDARFSMSADPGNGGTTATLQGFIVSPHSKSSTWGYERRQVNAPWPIGAIAAWLHRGSFLLRWEDVALLSDRRLQVREGARHEDASLHGNSGRGPREKGRENGRGAKDGQ, encoded by the coding sequence ATGATCCTCAGTGACATCCTCGGGTCCTCGGTGTATGACCAAGGAGGCCGCCGGGTGGGTTTCGTCGTCGACGCCCGTTTCAGCATGAGCGCAGATCCAGGGAACGGCGGCACCACTGCCACCCTCCAGGGATTCATCGTCAGCCCGCATTCGAAATCCTCAACATGGGGGTATGAGCGCCGGCAAGTAAACGCGCCGTGGCCGATCGGTGCGATCGCGGCATGGCTGCACCGCGGCTCCTTCCTGCTCCGCTGGGAGGATGTGGCACTCCTCAGCGACCGCCGGCTGCAGGTCAGGGAAGGCGCACGGCACGAGGATGCGTCCCTGCATGGAAACAGTGGCCGGGGGCCCCGGGAAAAGGGCCGCGAAAACGGGCGAGGCGCGAAGGACGGGCAGTGA